DNA from Balaenoptera acutorostrata chromosome 14, mBalAcu1.1, whole genome shotgun sequence:
ttttttttaataaatttatttatttatttatttttggctgagttgggtgttcgtttctgtgcaagggctttctccagttgcggcaagtgggggccactcttcatcgcggtgcgcgggcctctcactattgcggcctctcttgttgcggagcacaggctccagacgcacaggctcagtagttgtggctcacgggcccagttgcttcgcggcatgtgggatcctgccagaccagggctcgaacccgtgtcccctgcatcggcaggcagactctcaaccactgcgccaccagggaagcccctatttttctTAATGGAGTCATTTGGAAAGCACTACAGAGATTTTCTCTTAAATGTAGGCCAGTTCCCTTAAGAATTTAGAGTTGCCTTTGAACACATAATTACCTGATACCTAAAAACCATTTCTTTAGTTTGAGATAAGTTTGGGATGTTATTAAAAAGTGTTTCTTTTGAATCTAATCCGGTATATACAGAGCTTTAATAAAAGTAGTTTCTAGACCTTAATGCTTGGAAATACAAAGGGAAAAGAGTTACTATGTTTCTAGAAAGGTGTGAGACACAGTTTTAGTTGGGGAAAGCTGTAGTGTTTTGGAGCTTTGCTTTGATTAATCGTAGCCTCATCTGTGACACGTAGACTCTGTCAGTCAGCCAGCAGTGGACAGCAGCTCATCACCACACGGGTCCGGGCAGTCCTTCCTGCAGCAGTGCGCCATGCACGGGTATTGTGTGCAGCAACCCAGAAATTGTCACAGTTGGAGAAGATGGTCGAATAAATCTCTTCCGAGCTGATCACAAGGAAGCTATAAGAACTATAGGTAAGAAAAATCCTATTTCTTTGGTCTATTGCATAGTAATTGAGCAGCTATCATGTGCTAAGTAAATGCAATGCTAGGTGTTTGagggatttaaaaataaacaaagcaggATCCCtttatcaagacagtatgttgaTAAGGCCTGTATGAAGGAGtgactagaagaaaaagaaatttgtggaGAGGAGAGCCAGAGGGGATTATCAGATAAAGAATTGAGGGGCAGGTGGCAATCCATTTAATCTAGGTTCCAAACCATAAATAATACTAAAAGGTGGCACACCAGATAAAGGGAACAGCATGGAGGCAGGGTAAGGCCATTCAGAGAATGACAGAAAGTGTAGTTTGACCTGACTTTAGATATTTGTATAGGAGAAGtaagaaatgaaacaagaaagGTAAATTGCGGTCAGGTTGTGAAGAATCTAATGCACAGCCGTAGAGGTTACGTTTTGTTAGGTGGGCAACTGTGGAGCCATTGAAAGTTTTTGAGCAAAGGGGTGATGTACCGCCAGTCATGCTTTAGAAGAATTATTCTAGTGTAGTAGTTCTCAAACATACTTTGCACAGACTTGCCTGAGGAGATTTTTAACAGCCCATCACCATAGACCTCCTAAATCAGAACGTCTGGATTGAGCCCATGAATCATTTTCTTGTGTTGTTATGATGTTTAGTTCTGAGGAACACTATTTGTTTAGCTTTTAGGGACCACTGCCTGGTGGCAGTTTGGAGGAGGGTCACAAAACAATTTAAGTGTATAGTAAATTAAGTGGTATAAGTTTAAACACActatgaaaaggaaaaggacagGTAAAGCAACCAGGAaggacttcatggaggaggagggggctgatGAGGATAAAGATGAATAGATTTGAGATAAGTCAGCGGAATAATATAGGTCAGAATGAGCTCTGTAGGAAGCAATGGCGTTTGGCTCAATAGAATGGAGGTTCTGGATTAAGCAGTAGAGGGAAATAAAATTGGATATAAAGGAACCTGAACAGCTGTCTCAGAAATGGAGGGTAACAACCTAAAGTGGAAATAGAGAAATAAGTGAAAACTTAGCCCTCTGTTTGGAACACAGTTCAGATGTCCTGTGAGtgatataatttttctattaaagGAGAATCCATTTTAACATGTATATTACTGCATTTTTCTATAGAAATTAAACTGtgacttatttaaaatttcatttgtaatATTTCAGTCAATGGAGGGAATGCAATGTAAAATTTTCATGGAAAAGGGGGACCTGTTAACACACAATGCTGTCTTCTTCATTTGTAGACAATGCAGATAGCAGTACACTCCATGCTGTAACCTTCCTTCGAACTCCTGAGATTCTTACAGTAAATTCAATTGGACAGTTAAAAATATGGGATTTTAGACAACAAGGAAATGAGCCCTCTCAGATATTATCACTGTAAGTTTGATTTGTAATTTCAATAGTGTGAAGCAAATTTGCTTGACTGTTTATAGCAACTGACTTTAAaccatattatattttaattgcatGTTAAGAGAATAATCTCTGACTAAATTTGATAAagcaaatacagttgacccttgaataatgtGGGGGTAAGAGTCACTGACCCTCTGTATACCTGAAAAATCCCTGTAtaacttacagtcagccctccatatacaTGGAATCCTCTGTATCAGAGGTTCCACATccccagattcaaccaacctcggatCATGTAGCACTGTATATTTACTATGGAAAAGTATTCATATGTAAGTggacccatgttgttcaagggtcagctgtataatTGGATGGGCTTGATAGTACCATGCTgcgtttggtaaatatttgttgtattgATTCAGAAGTTTATATTAATCTCTTTGAAGTTTGTTATTTAATGGGGAATTTCTTTTTGCTCATCCAATGATTCTATTAATAGTGGGAATattctattaatatattaatagaatATTCTCTTCTACTAATTATATACTCTAGATGTGATTGGGAGAAAAATACAATCCAAGATATTTTTTCTGAGCAGAAATCCCCTTTCTATGTGTGCAATCTTCTCTTCTCTGATTAGAAAACAGCATGTGTCAAGCTGGAAAAAAGGTTATATAAACTAAGCATTAAATAAGGTAGAGTAGAAGTAAGGAATATGCTGTTTAGTTGatatataatgtttttaaaaagccaagaaatggaaatgttttgcatatcttttttttttttttttttttttagaatttcacatttatttatttattatttatttatttatttttggctgtgttgggtcttcgtttctgtgcgagggctttctccagttgcggagagcgggggccactcttcatcgcggtgcgcgggcctctcactgtcgcggcctctctcgttgcggagcacaggctccagacgcgcaggctcagtagttgtggctcacgggcttagttgctccgcggcatgtgggatcttcccagaccagggctcgaacccgtgtgccctgcattggcaggcggattctcaaccactgcgccaccagggaagcacctgtTTTGCATATCTTACCATCAAATTATCTTGCTCCTTATGTGTCCAAATTGAAGAGAGAATGAATAACTCTGGCCTTTAATTCCCCcgcaaaattttaatatttagagaTATATTTAATGTCAGTTTTTTGACATGATTTAAATTTAGCCAGTAGCTCCAGCCACAAAATTATCGTTTAGTTACTGGAAAGAAACAGGTTTCATAGGTTATTCAAAGATAAATTATACTTTACAACTGTGTGAAGTCATTGTATCTCCCATTCAAGGACTGGTGACCGAGTGCCACTCCACTGTGTTGATAGACATCCCAGCCAGCAGCATGTTGTAGCTACCGGTGGTCAGGATGGAATGTTAAGTATTTGGGATGTTAGACAAGGTACAATGCCCGTGTCTCTACTGAAGGCTCATGAAGCTGAAAGTAAGTATTGTGGTGATACATAAGTTTTTGGTGGGTGAGCTATACAATGTATTATAAGCAGCTGTCCATAATGATACCTGTGGGTCATTCTACACCAGAGTTTTTGACTGAAttgtataaatttataataattaactAATccctttttatttgaaatttacgTTCTTTAACATGTTTGATTATTATACACAAAACCATAGTGATTATCCTTACATATTCATCTTTATGTGCTTCTTTTCTTAGCATAGTTTTTTAGAAATAGAATTGATGAGTCCAAAAGTTTGCATAATTTTAAAGCTGTGATTCATGTTGTCAAATTGTTCTATGTAAAAATAATACGAGTTTATATTGCCACACCCAGTATGTGAGAATGCACTTTTCCCATGCAAATgcaggcttttattttttatatttgctaaTCTGTGTGTTCTTCAGTTTATTattgtacctttttctttttttcttttaacaagaaCAAAAGATATAGGCTCTTGCCTTGCTTTTAATGTTTGTCATTTGATTTTGGTGGAGATTTTTTGGCTGaacagaaatttttcattttatcaccACATGTCAGGGTGgattatagttttaaattctGACTTAAGAGAAGTTGGTATTAATGCttcaataaaactataaaagagcAAACATTATACCAGTATTGCAACTTCTAAGTTTGTTTCACATTATTAATACTTTGGAAagataaatgatttttaagattATATTTAAGAAGCAAATAGAAACTTTTTCCCTCTTCCAGGTATGGCTATGtccaggaaaaaagaataaaaaggaataggtgtgcCCTTAGAGTCTGTTGTTGCTAACCTAGTGGTAGTTAGAATTACAAACTTTCAGATCTCTTCTCACCAGCCCATTTTTAAACGCCAGCCTGTATTGTTCAGCAAAACGCAAAAGCGTAGTGGCTTGTAGTGTATTTTGAATTCATCTTGACTCTTGGCTAGAAATAAGATGTTTTATAGaggtttgttttctaatttgaaagtatataaatacataagaatCTAGATTTGGGCAGTCTGCTAATGGCTCTATAggctgttttgttttactttgttttaatgaAACAGTATGAATGTACTTTACACAGGGACTCACCCAGCatacattcctttctggaggaagGTGACCTTTTTGTTTTGCGGCATGTTGAATTGTGGTAACTGTCAGAATGAAAATGCCAGCTTGCAAACATGTGCCTTGCACTTTTTATGCTACACTCTGAGCACTTTCTATGCTGCCTCTCTAAGGTTACCTAACCCAGAATCACGAAACCCTTGTTCACAGACTACTGTTTTACCTTCACGCTGCAGCTGTCTTCCTAAGGAGTCCTGGGCAGTCCTTGGCTCCCAGATATCTATTGGCACACAAAGTTCCCTTAAAGTTTAGAGCTTGAGGAGTCCCCAGTCCCAAGCTGGCTTCTTAAAAGTCTTTCATCTAAAACCGGATCCAGATTTTTGGAGCATTTCCAGGTTTTGGTTTGCTGGGAGCTAGTTGCTATTTCTGTGATACAGGCCAGAAGTATCCAGAGTCTTGGCATGAGCCAAAATTGGACTATGTCTCTTAGaaattcatttgtattcttttatggtcttctctctctttccaatAATATAACCTTCGTGTGGTAATGACACAGgatttgaaaaataagagaacttaacaattttcaaaaaaTCTTTTCAGAATTATTCCATTGTCATACTTTTCCATAAAAAAATTGTAATAGGTCAAATGACtagcatttattttcattcatttgctgGCCCAATACACAAGTAGATTTACTTGACTTCTTTATCTTATCTACATGTTTTAGCCATTTGGAGAGTTATGTCTTTTCTTTGATCCTGAAGCCTTTGATTTTTATCACAGGCTTGGAGTTTGAAGATGTGTGATGGAGGTTAATGGAAGGTGATGCCTAGAGACAGGGTTTTGATGTCTGTTCAACTAATCTACACAAGAATAAGCTTCTTGGTTCTTATCTTTTAGTGTGGGAAGTTCACTTTCACCCATCCAACCCAGATCATCTATTTACTTGTTCTGAAGATGGATCTCTCTGGCATTGGGATGCCTCCACAGATGTACCTGAGAAATCATCACTCTTTTACCAAGGTAAAAAGTTTTAATGAAGATTCTTGTGTGTAATTTTATTACACTTTTAAATACCATATTAGAAATTCTCATATTTTTAACATTAAGGAATGACAAAAATGTTTCCATTCTCTGGCCTCAGGGTAAATTCTAGTATCACAGGGCTTGAAATCTGACTGTCAGCTACTGACCACTATACTGCTGATGACTAGAAATGCTGTTAGCTGGCTAACTGCAGACAGCCAGGGGTCTTGTTTGTGAGTACATTGTTGTGGGCCCTCATGCCATAGGCTAGGCATTGACAGCTCTCTTATACTACATTGTCAAGGGTGTATGGCAAGACAAAAGTTGATCTTTTATGTATTAAGGTACTGGTTTCTCCTCAGACTAAAAGGCCCTGTCTCCTGATCAAAGACAGAGGTAAGTAAAGGTCAGCCagaaactatacacttaaaatcaagaggtatttttgtttctgttttttgcacTTTCTCAGCTTCTTGTTTTTGAGTTTGTCTGTGGTTCAaaagtttatttgttcattcattcagcaaatgtttatcaAGTGCCTACCACGTGCTAGGCACTCTTCTAGGTGTTAGAGCCCATGACAGTGAGCAGAAAAGCcttgaggcacagagagcaaATATTCCAGTAGACAGTAAGTAAAACAGATAATGTCTCAGTAAAAGTCcaatcagaaaaacagaaactacCCTGGATTTAGAAGGAATCGGTTTCACGTGTGTTAGAAGGGCTAGAAGAACAAAAGGGAATGGGAGGGATGCTGGAAGAGCAAATAGCAAAAAAAGAGGAATGCCCAGAAATCAACAGTTGTTAATACCTCTGCTGTACTGTTGGAAGTGCTGTCCAGGTTGGTCCCGGATCAGCAGAAAAGGTGCCACCTCAGCTGGGGCTGGAATTACTGCCTGTGTTGTTGTTGCCAGGAGCCTGGAGCCTTTTCCTTCCCCGACCCCACCCCGTCTGCCTTCCAGTCACCCACAGGAGTACCTCCCATGGGCAGGGTCTGCCTGGAAGGCAGATGGCAAGGGAGCCTGGAAAAAGGAGTTTGTTCCTGCAATACATAGTAGAGCACAGCAAAGTAGGAAAGGAGACAGCAAGAAGGAAAAGATCTGGACCGAATACCCTGATGCCTATGAAGAAGAGTGAAGAGAATAGGAGGATGAAGAATTAGTGGAGGAGGGGCCGCTTGGCAGGGagaacatttgagcagagacctgaggaAGCGGAGGTACGAGTCACAGGAACGCATGCCAGGTAGAGGAAACAGCAAATTCCAAGAGCCTGAGacagaacagcaaggaggccagcgtGGCTGCAATTCAGCAGGCCGGGAGTGCGAGGAGGTAGCAGGAGTTGCGGGGCAGGACTTTGCAGACTGGGATAAGGGCTTCAGGTTCTATTCTGAATGTGACAGAAAGCCACTGGGGAATTTTGAGCAGGGGAGTGGGGTGATCTGTCTTACGTTTCCAAAGAATCACTTAGGCGACTGTGTAGAAAATAgactggggagagggatggaaaaagcagaagcagggagaccagggaggAGACTTAGCACAGTGGTTCTAATGTTAATTTTCACAGTATTCAAGAGTAATATAAAATATAGGAGCAGTAAAAGGTAAACAAAAACTAAGAAGGAAAAATCTAAAACGTCTccagaaaaattctggagaagtATGGCATGTGTAGAGCATGCGGCACGTCTATGCTAATAACTTCATGTATGGAGAAACTAAGAATTTTATTAGTTTCTAATAAATAATAAGGATTAGCTAAGCActtggttttttatttcttcttcccctACCCCCACTATCTTGCATTTGAGATTTTACTGTTTGAAGAACCTTGCTTAGACTGGAAAGAGCCATTTACTATATTCTGTGCCTAGTATCATAAGGAACAATATTAGACACGgtgaaaaggtaaaataaatataatctatACAACCTGCTCTTAAGAAATACTTAATTTAGTTACGGAGAAGGGGGCATGCAAAGTTAAATCATATAAGAAATGTTACAAGGTAGTACCTTATTAGTGGTGCATATAAGTGCTGAGGGTTCCAGGAATGAAAAGAGAAGCATGAACTAGAGTCATCTTCAAAGGCTTCTTAGAGAAGGAAGTTGAGCTGGGCTTTAAGAATtagcaagagggcttccctggtggcgcagtggttgagaatctgcctgccaatgcaggggacacgggttcgagccctggtctgggaagatcccacatgccgcggagcaactaggcccgtgagccacaactactgagcctgcgcgtctggagcttgtgctctgcaacaagagaggccgcgacagtgagaggcccgcgcatcacgatgaagagtggcccccacttgccgcaactagagaaagccctcacacagaaacgaaaacccaacacagccaaaaataaataataaataaataataaataaatttttaaaaaaattaaaaaaaaaaaaagaatcagcaagATTTAAACTCACTAATCTTTAAGCTTCAAGATATAAGGGACTTTGCCTTGTATTCCCAGCACTTAGCACacagcctggcatatagtaggtactcaaccatttattgagtacatgAAATCTATCTTTATTTGATCTGGCAGAaagttgaaaagaaagaaaatttcaaatgaaGGCTAAAACTGAAATATACTGCTTCTGCCCCACTTAATCCTGTATTAAATGCAGAGCACTGTCAGACATAAAAGTTTATAATCTGGTAGTGTTCTTAAATTCTACTTTTAAGAACATTTACCTGAAATAAAGGCgaaaaataaaaggagatctAAAGCAAGTTGATTATATGTTTAgacatatagaaataaatatatttttagaaatattcatCTAGAAATACAtccagaaattttcatttttgattacCTAAGAACTTAGATTTCCATATATTATCTACATTTATTCTACTTGTCTTCTAGGCATTTTGGTACATTTCTGAGACTTTCCATTAAAGAATAAACAGGAAGACAGGGTCAAAATGAACCTTATGCTTTGCTAAAGATTTCAAGTTTGATAGCCATATTATCCCATGGAAATTTGAGTATTTAATATCACTGACTAAGCCTTTAGTCAAAAATGGTGATGTGTTATAATGGAATTATCAGCCAGTTATTCTTGAGAATTAAAACCAATATATATCATCACCTTCTTTAAGTATTAGAATTTCAGATGTTTACTAGGATAAAATTAGTCTTGAAAGAAGttttcaccttttcttttcttttcccaggaGGAAGAAATAGTACTTTTTTGTCTCATAGCATTAGTAACCAAGCTAATGTTCATCAGTCTCTTATAAGCTCCTGGCTCATCACTGATCCTACCAAAGACCGTATTGAAATCACAAGCTTGCTTCCCAACAGGACTTTGTCTGTGAACAGTTTGGATGTTTTAGGTCCTTGTCTTGTTTGTGGAACCGATGCAGAAGCAATTTATGTTACTAGACAACTTTTTTCATGAAGATACTAAAAGATTTCATGTAAAACAGTTACAGCCTTTCAAATTCCAGCTTCtctattcaaatttttattattgGAAAATGTGAAATTTGCAGGGGAAGCATCcataaattattgttaattttgatGCCCAGTTTCAGCTTTTGTTAGCTGAATATTCTTCTGTTAGTAGCTAGAGTCTGATGAATGACTGATGGCAAAAGAATTGGACCGTGTGGAAGAACATCAGAGGGATCCTTGTGCTGATAAATGCACTGCCTTCAGCACAGTTCTGGACAGCTCATGGAACCAACTCTTCATTTTCGATGTTGTAGGGCTCGAAAATGTCAAACCACCAATGGGTTCCATCCTTTTTATCCACGGTATGTGGAGTATACCCCTCCCTGGTGGCCTTAGctagtatttattctttttactaCAAGTATTTTCTTCAGTTCttccacattttatttccttaataatttttgtaaacttttttcagaaagaattgagaacaaaaatggcaaaatttttgtagtgttcaaatttttttaaaggtgaaaatgTTTTGACAGTTTCCTTTATTAGAATGGGTTTGAACAGAACTGTCAACTCCTTAGACCCAACTTTATTTCTCTTGAAAAAAGGCAAGTACATTTTTCCtaaggatttttgcttttatttagttTTACAACGTAGTTGAAAATTGCTGAATTGGACATTGTGCAATAAAATAGGATTTGACACTGATAATGAGCTGACTTACAAACTAAAATTTGATAGGTAACATGCAGAGACTAGTATGATGATGTGGTAGGAGAATAGAGTTTtgccatctttatttttaatgttaatgatgACCTAACATGCAGTGTTTTAAGACAATTTTATGATATTGTCTTTCTTAAGTTTGTTAAATTAAATGCATTATTGAACTGTTAAGACCTTAATGACAAATCACTCCTATTACACAACTGAAGTGTATGTTTATTTACAATTCCAACAATAATTACTATGAAGTTTTGTCTTTCCgtcccaataaatatttgcaatttttttatGCCGCCTTACCTCAGggttttttggattttgtttttttgttcacatttaaaaatggaatacaTATATGCATctgctgttttatatatatttggctCAAAAATATTTGACTGAATGGACTTTCctcgcggtccagtggttaatgcagggggcacaggttcgatccctggtcagggaactaagatcccacatgctgcacagcacagcctaaaaaaaaaaaaaagtcaactgaaGATAATTAGTAACTTTGAATTCCaaagaatcagagaaggaaag
Protein-coding regions in this window:
- the NUP43 gene encoding nucleoporin Nup43 isoform X1, which codes for MEEIYAKFVSQKISKTRWRPVPPGSLQTTETFATGSWDNEENYVSLWSIGDFGNLDSDGGFEGDHQLLCDIRHHGDVMDLQFFDQERIVAASSTGCVTVFLHHPNNQTLSVSQQWTAAHHHTGPGSPSCSSAPCTGIVCSNPEIVTVGEDGRINLFRADHKEAIRTIDNADSSTLHAVTFLRTPEILTVNSIGQLKIWDFRQQGNEPSQILSLTGDRVPLHCVDRHPSQQHVVATGGQDGMLSIWDVRQGTMPVSLLKAHEAEMWEVHFHPSNPDHLFTCSEDGSLWHWDASTDVPEKSSLFYQGGRNSTFLSHSISNQANVHQSLISSWLITDPTKDRIEITSLLPNRTLSVNSLDVLGPCLVCGTDAEAIYVTRQLFS
- the NUP43 gene encoding nucleoporin Nup43 isoform X2, which translates into the protein MEEIYAKFVSQKISKTRWRPVPPGSLQTTETFATGSWDNEENYVSLWSIGDFGNLDSDGGFEGDHQLLCDIRHHGDVMDLQFFDQERIVAASSTGCVTVFLHHPNNQTLSVSQQWTAAHHHTGPGSPSCSSAPCTGIVCSNPEIVTVGEDGRINLFRADHKEAIRTIDNADSSTLHAVTFLRTPEILTVNSIGQLKIWDFRQQGNEPSQILSLTGDRVPLHCVDRHPSQQHVVATGGQDGMLSIWDVRQGTMPVSLLKAHEAEMWEVHFHPSNPDHLFTCSEDGSLWHWDASTDVPEKSSLFYQD